The sequence below is a genomic window from Escherichia marmotae.
TGCTGGAAAATGGCGCATATCATCGCTCGCTGCGCTTCTGGGATTATCAACAAGGAAACTGGCTGGAACAGACGCAAACCAAACAGCCGCTACAGTCTGGCGATCGGGTGATTGCACTGGTCAACAATCTTGGTGCCACACCGCTTTCTGAGCTATACGGCGTCTATAACCGCCTGACCACGCGTTGTCAGCAAGCGGGTTTGACTATCGAGCGTAATTTAATTGGCGCGTACTGCACCTCACTGGATATGTCCGGCTTTTCTATCACCTTACTGAAAGTTGATGACGAAATGTTGGCACTATGGGACGCCCCGGTCCATACCCCGGCACTCAACTGGGGTAAATAAGGAGATGATGATGTCACTGAGCAGAACACAGATTGTTAACTGGCTCACTCGCTGTGGAGAAATTTTCAGCAAAGAGAGCGATTATCTCACCAGCCTTGACCGTGAAATTGGTGACGCTGACCACGGGCTGAATATGAATCGTGGCTTTAGCAAAGTGGTGGAGAAACTACCCGCCATCGAGGACAAGGATATTGGTTTCATCCTCAAAAATACCGGTATGACGTTGCTTTCCAGCGTCGGCGGTGCCAGTGGTCCGCTGTTCGGTACGTTTTTTATTCGCGCCGCACAGGTAACTCAGGCACGACAAAGCCTGACGCTGGAAGAGCTTTATCAGATGTTCCGCGATGGTGCGGATGGCGTAATCAGCCGGGGAAAAGCCGAGCCCGGCGATAAGACCATGTGCGATGTCTGGGTGCCGGTGGTTGAGTCGTTACGTCAGTCCTGCGAGCAAAATCTCTCTGTTCCGGCGGCGCTCGACGCTGCCAGCAGCGTCGCTGAATCCGCTGCACAAAGCACGATTACGATGCAAGCCCGCAAAGGCCGTGCCAGTTACCTCGGTGAACGCAGTATCGGTCACCAGGATCCTGGCGCGACCTCCGTGATGTTTATGATGAAAATGCTGGCTTTAGCCGCGAAAGAGTAAGGAATTGGTGATGGTAAACCTGGTCATAGTTTCACATAGCGCCCGACTGGGAGAAGGTGTTGGTGAATTAGCCCGTCAGATGCTGATGAGCGATAGTTGTAAAATCGCCGTTGCCGCGGGGATTGATGATCCACAAAATCCCATCGGCACCGATGCCGTCAAAGTGATGGAAGCCATCGAATCCGTTGCCGATGCCGACCATGTGCTGGTCATGATGGATATGGGGAGCGCGTTATTGAGTGCAGAAACCGCACTGGAATTGCTTGCGCCAGAGATCGCCGCAAAAGTACGGTTGTGCGCCGCACCGTTGGTTGAAGGGACGCTGGCTGCGACGGTCAGCGCGGCGTCAGGTGCGGATATCAACCAGGTTATCCATGACGCAATGCATGCGCTGGAAGCCAAACGCGAACAACTGGGTTTACCGTCATCCGACAGTGAAATCTCTGACATATGCCCTCCGCACGATGAAGAAGCTCGTTCTATGGCGGTGGTGATTAAAAACCGTAACGGCCTCCACGTGCGCCCGGCCTCCCGACTGGTCTATACCTTATCGGTATTTAATGCGGACATGCTGCTGGAGAAAAACGGTAAATGCGTCACGCCGGAAAGTATTAACCAGATTGCGCTGTTACAAGTCCGCTATAACGATACTCTGCGCCTGATTGTGAAAGGGCCTGAAGCTGAAGAGGCGCTGGCCGCTTTCCGCCAGTTGGCTGAAGATAACTTTGGTGAAACGGAAGAGATAGCGCCACCGACTCTGCGCCCAGTCCCTCCTGTCACGGGTAAAGCCTTCTATTATCAACCGGTTTTATGCACAGTGCAGGCGAAATCAACTCTGACAGCGGAACAAGAACAGGAACGATTACGCCAGGCGATTGACTTCACATTGTTAGATTTGATGGCCTTATCGGCAAAGGCAGAGGCAAACGGGCTCGACGATATCGCCGCGATCTTTTCCGGCCACCATACTCTGTTAGACGATCCTGAACTACTGGCGGCGGCAAGCGAACTCCTTCAGCATGAACACTGCACAGCAGAATATGCCTGGCAGCAGGTTCTTAAAGAACTTAGCCAGCAATATCAGCAGCTTGATGATGAATATTT
It includes:
- the dhaL gene encoding dihydroxyacetone kinase subunit DhaL, whose amino-acid sequence is MSLSRTQIVNWLTRCGEIFSKESDYLTSLDREIGDADHGLNMNRGFSKVVEKLPAIEDKDIGFILKNTGMTLLSSVGGASGPLFGTFFIRAAQVTQARQSLTLEELYQMFRDGADGVISRGKAEPGDKTMCDVWVPVVESLRQSCEQNLSVPAALDAASSVAESAAQSTITMQARKGRASYLGERSIGHQDPGATSVMFMMKMLALAAKE
- the dhaM gene encoding dihydroxyacetone kinase phosphoryl donor subunit DhaM; translation: MVNLVIVSHSARLGEGVGELARQMLMSDSCKIAVAAGIDDPQNPIGTDAVKVMEAIESVADADHVLVMMDMGSALLSAETALELLAPEIAAKVRLCAAPLVEGTLAATVSAASGADINQVIHDAMHALEAKREQLGLPSSDSEISDICPPHDEEARSMAVVIKNRNGLHVRPASRLVYTLSVFNADMLLEKNGKCVTPESINQIALLQVRYNDTLRLIVKGPEAEEALAAFRQLAEDNFGETEEIAPPTLRPVPPVTGKAFYYQPVLCTVQAKSTLTAEQEQERLRQAIDFTLLDLMALSAKAEANGLDDIAAIFSGHHTLLDDPELLAAASELLQHEHCTAEYAWQQVLKELSQQYQQLDDEYLQARYIDVDDLLHRTLLHLTQTKEELPQFSAPTILLAENIYPSTMLQLDPTVVKGICLSAGSPVSHSALIARELGIGWVCQQGEKLYALQPEETLTLDVKAQRFRHQS